One Cryobacterium roopkundense genomic region harbors:
- a CDS encoding Ig-like domain-containing protein — translation MAGRRARRRGRVLSKARLGVIRVAAVTAIAALLATVAIVVDGFDVKQTPVNASSIWALQSGDGNRYARINTDLRELDTVKTVPAPSELVQTDDAVLLYAQNNEKVVDVSLAAPIDLGDDPTAYDSTPAGTRTVVSSGSWVGYLTGSGTVFVAKVGSTDAPRQVNPYADEDVAEGETARRYVADALAITPDGLLLSYSSEADTVLSFDLAQFSVAGEDDVTDGPADAGSQLSAVGDTWALLAAAGDTLWLADRTLPIDTGLSELALLQRPSAAADDVLLADQAGLVSFALSDGARAELVGDSETALGAPAAPTQFDGERFAAWLPGTASGGILWSESAGESPLGYGDLTPGGDAAPAFRSTESLMILNDTRSGWVWTVPDGALVPSSQDWTLAVAEEPQRQDDVAEAAEVVEPKAPVAVPDAFGVRADQLAVLPVLLNDHDANDDVLTVVPDSPSALDPAFGVVTVTDDNQGVAVQVVPGAQGSATFTYAVTDGSRADGLNSAAATVTLTVHGDDVNGAPVWCGTDGCLQEWPAPEVQPGGTVTVPVLPGWVDPDGDPIFVASAVNTTGVGAVSVTPAGGLVYKHPNAAEQSAQAVTIMLGVSDVRGAVTEKPLTILVTPTPRLTVDSFAVLASVNERLTVSPAEHVTGASGAYRIRSATLPAGAEGTTVVITGTESAFDFTATQPGNYTVSLTVADDASEVVSLVRISVVSADAQALTTAPVTVFVRPKADTSVDVFTAVSNPAGRVLLLSDAIPTTVEGASLSVDVVGQNVLRVRGSTLDERPGLLGTVRYTVSDGTENPLYTVRGEATVYLLDPSVPQAPIAMDDSVSVRVGAQINIPVLANDVAADGNIVMLGADSVQNRSEQGLAFAAGSQLRYLAPDQPGSYEIGYSIYVAGAPDLIDSAVVTVEVIAKGENAAPQPRTLTGRVLSGENIEIPFESFGVDPDGDTVLLDRVLTQPVRGTASINPTGDAIVYSSPLDFNGAIEFEYRVRDTGGQTGTALVRIGVLDQRSNPSPITFSDYVEVQVGVDNQVVVQPAANDIEPGGGALTLTGVVPDAAVGTVEHDALLERIDSQSDNRVVFTAGAEPALLTFVYSVKNANDDVGQGLIVVKVVRASVPDYPVVLDTTLALDERELFQDGIDVVTDKVSWSSGDVSDLTLRLWGSHPGLTVSGWKISGEVPDEGLLAPFSLTGPNFQGDEITTYGFLRIPAADAIILALKNGTVAQQVPEDGTVSFDMASLVSIPTGMTLQLERRGIRTAGERAEAACASEGSTVTYTAGSSAPWTDSCTVPVRIDGQEDYTQLVVPIVVVPLDPQPELRPAALTHSPGAAGIRYDLSHMVDWQGTGALPALQFATAFSSDQFSVTQDGAVLTVTAADRAVSGRTAAVTVSLSSHPDAEPALLALTVGPAPSELPKGGTVATSCSQSSGSSCSVEVIGAGGEVNLYDGTPLELVSVSAPTTCAGVSFAVENNRQVRASWSGETPGGVCQASFAVRDAQGRVSAGNRNGSVTVDLQGFPRAPNSVQQIAYGDRSVTLSVSPGGANAAYPALTGFALYRDGSPVGTCSVSGSCGVVSTNENGPKALYEAKAVNAVGESRAAVSVTAWSYDTPGMGVLTAEPVYDAGTTSPSAGGVDVTIENNDPSTDRYNVNGTVVTADPGRTTALRLVLAVGSQNVTVTPLSRNEQPAGSGPTEQLTSTTVLVAGSPALTSVGTASATDSTITVAGAGFNPNSSVLADETLYLASPTAGASCLVRPTGRGLSSATPAQSTDPTISGLLKHTKYFVTVCYSNGYGVTQADAGTITTWVKPDAPGDRAYTYAVSGPAGGSYTVDEPRATGAGPRADFEAVFEGMGSIPDGQDPGIRVKYCTITDPTLCSESSPVSAADPTRAWQLRYSVPSLTTAGCVIGGTLAVAVDATATGLAVATVTGAEYDVPNPQGGRMWAGVAGDRVPADATQVRNVAWTLSWTAPQTSGFDAVSGTNTTTAIACQAAS, via the coding sequence GTGGCGGGCCGGCGTGCTCGCCGCCGCGGCCGGGTGCTGTCGAAGGCTCGCCTCGGCGTGATCCGCGTCGCCGCCGTCACCGCGATAGCGGCGCTGCTCGCGACGGTGGCCATCGTTGTCGACGGCTTCGACGTGAAGCAGACCCCGGTGAACGCGAGTTCGATCTGGGCTCTGCAGAGCGGCGACGGCAACCGCTACGCGCGCATCAACACCGACCTGCGCGAACTCGACACCGTCAAGACGGTTCCGGCGCCGAGCGAACTCGTGCAGACCGACGACGCCGTTCTGCTCTACGCTCAGAACAACGAGAAGGTCGTCGATGTTAGCCTCGCGGCGCCCATCGACCTCGGCGACGACCCCACCGCCTACGACAGCACACCGGCCGGCACCCGCACCGTGGTCTCCTCCGGTTCCTGGGTCGGCTATCTCACCGGGTCCGGAACCGTCTTCGTCGCCAAGGTCGGCTCCACAGACGCGCCGCGGCAGGTCAACCCCTACGCCGACGAAGACGTGGCGGAAGGAGAGACGGCGCGCCGGTACGTGGCCGACGCCCTCGCCATCACCCCCGACGGCCTGCTGCTCAGCTACTCGAGCGAGGCCGACACCGTGCTGAGCTTCGATCTGGCACAGTTCTCCGTGGCGGGCGAAGACGACGTGACCGACGGGCCGGCCGACGCCGGCTCCCAGCTCAGCGCGGTCGGCGACACCTGGGCGCTGCTCGCGGCTGCCGGGGACACCCTGTGGCTTGCCGATCGCACGCTGCCCATCGACACCGGCCTGAGCGAGCTCGCGCTGCTGCAGCGTCCGAGTGCCGCGGCCGACGACGTGCTGTTGGCCGACCAAGCCGGCCTGGTCTCCTTCGCGCTCTCCGACGGAGCCCGTGCCGAGCTCGTCGGCGACTCCGAAACCGCACTCGGCGCACCGGCCGCACCCACGCAGTTCGACGGCGAGCGGTTCGCGGCGTGGTTGCCGGGCACGGCGAGCGGCGGCATCCTCTGGAGTGAGTCGGCCGGTGAAAGCCCACTCGGCTACGGCGATCTCACTCCCGGCGGCGATGCCGCGCCGGCCTTTCGCTCCACCGAGTCGCTGATGATTCTCAACGACACGCGAAGCGGATGGGTGTGGACCGTTCCCGACGGCGCCCTCGTGCCGAGTTCCCAGGACTGGACGCTCGCCGTGGCCGAAGAGCCGCAGCGGCAGGACGATGTGGCCGAGGCCGCGGAGGTCGTGGAACCGAAGGCTCCCGTGGCCGTGCCCGACGCCTTCGGCGTTCGGGCCGACCAACTCGCGGTGTTGCCGGTGCTGCTCAACGACCACGACGCCAACGACGACGTGCTCACGGTCGTGCCTGACTCGCCATCCGCCCTCGACCCGGCCTTCGGCGTCGTCACGGTGACCGACGATAACCAGGGTGTCGCGGTGCAGGTGGTGCCGGGCGCGCAGGGCAGCGCCACCTTTACCTACGCTGTCACCGACGGGTCGCGCGCCGACGGCCTCAACTCCGCGGCGGCCACGGTGACCCTCACGGTGCACGGCGACGATGTGAATGGGGCGCCGGTGTGGTGCGGCACCGACGGCTGCCTGCAGGAGTGGCCTGCGCCAGAGGTACAACCCGGCGGCACGGTGACGGTTCCGGTGCTGCCCGGCTGGGTCGATCCCGACGGGGACCCGATCTTCGTCGCATCCGCTGTCAACACCACGGGCGTCGGCGCCGTGAGTGTGACGCCCGCCGGCGGGCTCGTCTACAAGCACCCGAACGCCGCCGAACAGTCTGCCCAGGCCGTCACGATCATGCTCGGCGTCTCCGACGTGCGCGGTGCCGTCACCGAGAAGCCCCTCACGATTCTGGTCACGCCAACGCCCCGGCTCACGGTGGATTCCTTCGCGGTGCTCGCCTCCGTGAACGAGCGGCTCACGGTGAGCCCGGCCGAGCACGTGACCGGCGCGTCGGGTGCCTATCGCATCCGCTCGGCAACGCTGCCGGCCGGCGCCGAAGGCACGACCGTCGTCATCACCGGCACCGAGAGCGCGTTCGACTTCACGGCGACTCAGCCCGGCAACTACACGGTGAGCCTCACCGTGGCCGACGACGCGAGCGAAGTGGTGTCCCTCGTTCGTATTTCGGTGGTGTCAGCGGATGCCCAGGCTCTGACGACAGCCCCGGTGACGGTGTTCGTGCGCCCCAAGGCCGACACGAGCGTGGACGTCTTCACCGCGGTGTCCAACCCGGCCGGCCGGGTGTTGCTGCTCAGCGACGCAATTCCCACCACTGTGGAGGGCGCTTCGCTGAGCGTGGACGTGGTGGGCCAGAACGTGCTGCGCGTGCGCGGTTCGACCCTCGACGAACGGCCCGGCCTTCTCGGCACCGTGCGCTACACGGTGTCGGACGGCACCGAGAACCCGCTGTACACGGTGCGCGGTGAGGCCACCGTGTACCTGCTCGACCCCTCAGTTCCACAGGCGCCGATCGCCATGGACGACAGCGTCTCGGTGCGCGTCGGCGCTCAGATTAACATTCCGGTGCTCGCCAACGACGTGGCCGCCGACGGCAACATCGTGATGCTGGGTGCCGATTCTGTGCAGAATCGCAGCGAGCAGGGTCTCGCGTTCGCCGCGGGCTCGCAGCTGCGCTATCTTGCGCCAGACCAGCCCGGCAGCTACGAGATCGGGTACAGCATCTATGTGGCCGGTGCCCCCGACCTCATCGACTCCGCCGTCGTGACGGTCGAGGTGATCGCAAAGGGAGAGAACGCCGCGCCCCAGCCTCGCACCCTCACCGGACGGGTGCTCTCCGGCGAGAACATCGAGATTCCCTTCGAAAGTTTTGGCGTCGATCCTGACGGCGACACCGTGCTGCTCGACAGGGTGCTCACCCAGCCGGTGCGCGGCACGGCGTCGATCAATCCCACCGGAGATGCGATCGTCTATTCAAGCCCGCTCGATTTCAACGGCGCCATCGAGTTCGAGTACCGCGTGCGCGACACCGGCGGCCAGACCGGCACCGCCCTCGTGCGCATCGGCGTGCTCGACCAGCGCTCGAACCCCAGCCCGATCACCTTCAGCGACTACGTCGAGGTGCAGGTGGGAGTCGACAACCAGGTGGTTGTGCAGCCGGCCGCCAACGACATCGAGCCCGGCGGGGGCGCGTTGACGCTCACCGGAGTGGTGCCAGACGCGGCGGTCGGCACCGTGGAGCACGATGCCCTACTCGAACGCATCGACTCGCAGTCCGACAACCGCGTCGTGTTCACGGCCGGCGCCGAGCCTGCTCTGCTCACCTTCGTGTACTCGGTGAAAAACGCCAACGACGACGTGGGGCAGGGCCTCATCGTGGTCAAGGTAGTGCGGGCCTCAGTGCCGGACTACCCGGTTGTGCTCGATACGACGCTGGCCCTGGACGAACGTGAGCTGTTTCAGGACGGAATCGACGTCGTCACCGACAAGGTCTCCTGGAGCTCCGGCGACGTGTCCGATCTCACCCTCCGCCTGTGGGGCAGTCACCCCGGCCTCACGGTCTCCGGCTGGAAGATCAGCGGTGAGGTTCCCGATGAGGGCCTCCTCGCACCCTTCTCCCTGACCGGGCCGAATTTTCAGGGCGACGAGATCACCACATACGGTTTCCTGCGCATACCGGCAGCGGATGCCATCATCCTCGCGCTCAAGAACGGCACCGTCGCCCAGCAGGTTCCGGAAGACGGGACCGTGAGCTTCGACATGGCGAGCCTGGTGTCGATCCCCACCGGGATGACCCTGCAACTCGAGCGTCGCGGCATCCGCACCGCCGGCGAGCGCGCCGAAGCGGCCTGCGCGAGCGAGGGCTCGACCGTGACCTACACGGCAGGTTCGAGCGCGCCGTGGACCGACTCGTGCACCGTGCCGGTGCGCATCGACGGCCAGGAGGACTACACCCAGCTCGTCGTGCCGATCGTGGTCGTGCCGCTCGACCCTCAGCCGGAACTGCGCCCGGCCGCACTCACGCACAGCCCGGGCGCCGCCGGCATCCGCTACGACCTGAGCCACATGGTGGACTGGCAGGGCACTGGCGCCCTGCCCGCCCTGCAATTCGCGACGGCCTTCTCCTCCGACCAGTTCAGCGTCACCCAGGACGGCGCGGTCCTCACCGTCACGGCTGCCGACCGGGCCGTCTCCGGTCGCACGGCGGCCGTGACGGTGAGCCTGTCGAGCCACCCGGACGCCGAACCCGCGCTGCTCGCGCTCACGGTGGGCCCGGCGCCGAGCGAGCTCCCCAAGGGCGGCACTGTCGCCACGAGTTGCTCGCAGTCGTCAGGGTCGAGTTGTTCGGTTGAGGTGATCGGAGCCGGCGGAGAGGTCAACCTGTACGACGGCACCCCGCTCGAACTCGTGTCTGTCTCCGCGCCCACCACGTGCGCCGGGGTGTCCTTCGCGGTTGAGAACAACCGGCAGGTGCGGGCCAGCTGGTCGGGGGAGACCCCGGGCGGCGTGTGTCAGGCCAGTTTCGCCGTTCGCGACGCGCAGGGCCGCGTGAGTGCGGGCAACCGCAACGGATCCGTCACCGTCGACCTGCAGGGCTTCCCCCGGGCACCGAACTCCGTGCAGCAGATCGCCTATGGCGACCGTTCCGTGACTCTCTCCGTGAGCCCCGGCGGAGCAAATGCGGCGTACCCCGCGCTGACCGGATTCGCGCTCTACCGCGACGGCAGCCCGGTGGGCACCTGCAGCGTCTCCGGCAGCTGCGGCGTGGTGTCGACGAACGAGAACGGTCCGAAGGCCCTTTACGAGGCCAAGGCCGTCAACGCCGTCGGCGAGTCCCGCGCGGCCGTGAGCGTGACGGCCTGGTCGTATGACACTCCCGGCATGGGCGTTCTCACCGCAGAGCCGGTCTATGACGCCGGAACGACGAGCCCCTCCGCTGGCGGCGTGGACGTGACGATCGAGAACAACGACCCCTCGACCGACCGCTACAACGTGAACGGCACGGTGGTGACCGCCGATCCCGGGCGAACGACCGCGTTGCGGCTCGTGCTCGCTGTCGGAAGCCAGAACGTGACAGTGACCCCGCTGAGTCGAAACGAGCAACCGGCCGGCAGCGGCCCGACCGAGCAGCTCACGTCCACGACGGTGCTTGTGGCCGGCTCGCCCGCGCTCACCAGCGTCGGCACCGCCTCCGCTACCGACAGCACGATCACCGTTGCGGGCGCCGGGTTCAACCCGAACTCGAGCGTGCTGGCCGACGAGACCCTGTATCTCGCGTCGCCGACCGCCGGCGCGAGCTGCCTGGTGCGGCCCACCGGCCGGGGCCTCAGCTCGGCCACGCCGGCACAATCGACCGATCCCACGATCAGCGGGCTGCTCAAGCACACGAAGTACTTCGTGACGGTCTGCTATTCGAATGGCTACGGAGTGACCCAGGCAGACGCCGGCACCATCACGACGTGGGTGAAACCGGATGCCCCGGGCGACCGCGCCTACACCTACGCCGTGTCGGGGCCGGCCGGTGGCAGCTACACCGTCGACGAGCCACGGGCCACCGGAGCAGGCCCCCGTGCCGACTTCGAAGCCGTGTTTGAGGGCATGGGGTCCATCCCCGACGGCCAGGACCCCGGCATCCGCGTGAAGTACTGCACCATCACCGACCCGACCCTGTGCAGCGAATCGTCACCGGTGTCCGCCGCCGACCCGACGCGGGCCTGGCAACTGCGGTACTCGGTGCCAAGCCTGACCACCGCGGGCTGCGTGATCGGCGGCACGCTCGCCGTCGCCGTGGATGCCACCGCCACCGGCCTCGCCGTGGCGACGGTTACCGGCGCCGAGTACGACGTGCCGAACCCGCAGGGTGGACGGATGTGGGCCGGTGTCGCCGGAGACAGGGTTCCCGCGGATGCCACCCAGGTTCGGAACGTCGCGTGGACTCTCAGCTGGACGGCACCGCAAACCTCAGGATTCGACGCCGTGTCCGGAACGAACACGACAACCGCTATCGCCTGCCAGGCCGCTTCCTAA